The following proteins come from a genomic window of Corynebacterium crudilactis:
- a CDS encoding class III adenylate cyclase encodes MSRLLKALKWLWGTSWPLYAATVLGTNVFGALAIMLFVRFLIPQPDASNFNAEISYLPAVGFAYLAFAIVAGIVVTFLMFRPVLDWQRHPEDHDRNMVRNLVMRIPIYQAILCAVVWLIGIAIATGIAASVSTSLALVIAASTLMACAIVVLLTYLEAERLVRPVAASALARRFEDSTLEPPVSQRLRVTWLLTLGIPVFGILLLIFGHTQGVFGGDASKILPAIAALAIASLLTGYLGNRLVVSSVVDPIRELQEAINSVRRGEHDVQVDIYDGSEIGVLQAGFNEMMRGLRERQRVRDLFGRYVGTEVARRALEERPTLGGEDRKVAVLFVDVIGSTTFAVNHTPEEVVEALNEFFEHVVEVVHRNKGVINKFQGDAALAIFGAPLPLSDATGHALAAARELRSELKDLQLKAGIGVATGHVVAGHIGGHARFEYTVIGDAVNQAARLTEIAKTTPGRTVTNAATLREANEAEQARWTLMKSVELRGRGQMTQIARPIRPTLADRS; translated from the coding sequence ATGAGTCGATTGCTGAAAGCACTGAAATGGCTGTGGGGTACCTCGTGGCCACTGTATGCTGCGACGGTACTTGGCACGAATGTCTTTGGCGCACTGGCAATTATGCTGTTTGTGCGCTTCCTCATTCCGCAGCCAGATGCATCCAATTTCAATGCCGAGATCTCCTATCTACCTGCGGTAGGTTTCGCCTACCTTGCCTTTGCCATCGTGGCTGGCATAGTGGTGACATTTTTGATGTTCCGCCCGGTACTTGATTGGCAACGACATCCAGAAGACCATGACCGGAATATGGTGCGCAATTTGGTCATGCGCATCCCCATCTACCAGGCGATTCTGTGCGCGGTGGTATGGCTCATTGGTATTGCGATCGCCACAGGAATCGCAGCAAGTGTATCGACAAGCCTGGCGTTGGTGATCGCTGCGTCCACGCTGATGGCCTGCGCTATCGTCGTGCTGCTCACATACTTGGAAGCAGAACGTCTTGTGCGTCCCGTCGCGGCTTCTGCACTGGCTCGCCGTTTTGAAGATTCCACCCTAGAACCACCAGTAAGCCAACGTCTGCGCGTGACATGGCTGCTAACTCTAGGCATTCCAGTATTCGGAATTTTGCTGCTCATTTTCGGCCATACTCAAGGCGTATTCGGCGGAGACGCCTCGAAGATTTTGCCCGCAATCGCAGCACTGGCCATTGCTTCGCTGCTCACCGGATACCTAGGAAACAGGCTCGTGGTGTCTTCTGTGGTGGATCCCATCCGTGAACTCCAAGAAGCCATCAACAGCGTGCGCCGCGGCGAACACGATGTCCAGGTCGATATTTATGACGGCTCCGAAATCGGCGTTCTCCAAGCTGGTTTCAATGAAATGATGCGTGGTCTGCGTGAACGCCAACGTGTGCGTGACCTCTTCGGCCGCTATGTGGGCACAGAAGTGGCACGCCGTGCTCTAGAAGAACGTCCAACTTTGGGCGGCGAAGACCGCAAGGTAGCTGTCCTTTTCGTCGACGTCATTGGTTCCACCACTTTTGCGGTCAACCACACCCCAGAAGAAGTCGTGGAAGCACTCAATGAGTTCTTTGAACACGTTGTAGAAGTTGTACACCGCAACAAGGGCGTTATCAATAAATTCCAGGGCGATGCTGCATTAGCAATCTTCGGCGCTCCCCTACCTCTTTCCGATGCCACCGGACATGCCCTGGCAGCTGCTCGTGAACTGCGCTCAGAACTGAAAGATCTTCAACTTAAAGCAGGAATCGGTGTCGCCACTGGCCATGTCGTGGCAGGACACATCGGCGGGCATGCTCGATTTGAATATACCGTTATTGGCGATGCAGTAAACCAGGCAGCCCGACTAACTGAAATCGCCAAAACCACTCCTGGCCGCACCGTCACCAATGCAGCCACCCTGCGTGAAGCCAATGAAGCAGAACAAGCTCGCTGGACTCTCATGAAATCCGTAGAGCTACGCGGACGCGGTCAAATGACTCAGATCGCGCGCCCAATCCGCCCTACTTTGGCGGACCGTTCTTAG
- a CDS encoding TetR/AcrR family transcriptional regulator: MATRQEQSAITRQSIIDAGFELFAELGFEATTISQIAQRAGFSRVTVYQYFANKPQIILGRLMQIQPEIHRPFEPLFARKVHTEESTYEFLMEMKSLWNRYGVEFAAIEKAMTSDADIAAQWLETLRKLSLEFPGVALDPANAQEFTALVMSLDRNFYFLYGRGHDENEDGVLRGLVKQWMTLLGPVSEAAELAGEN; this comes from the coding sequence GTGGCGACGCGTCAGGAACAGTCTGCGATTACGCGCCAGAGCATCATTGATGCAGGGTTTGAGCTTTTTGCTGAGCTTGGGTTCGAAGCGACAACTATTAGTCAGATTGCTCAACGTGCTGGGTTTAGTCGGGTGACTGTATATCAGTATTTTGCTAATAAACCGCAGATTATTCTGGGTCGTTTGATGCAGATTCAGCCGGAAATCCATCGGCCGTTTGAGCCTTTGTTTGCGCGCAAGGTGCATACCGAGGAATCCACTTATGAATTTCTGATGGAAATGAAAAGTTTGTGGAATCGCTATGGGGTGGAGTTCGCTGCCATTGAAAAGGCGATGACTAGTGATGCGGATATCGCAGCGCAGTGGTTGGAAACGCTGCGGAAATTGAGTTTGGAATTTCCTGGGGTGGCGCTTGATCCTGCGAATGCACAGGAGTTTACGGCGCTGGTGATGAGCCTCGACCGTAATTTTTATTTCCTTTACGGCCGAGGTCATGACGAAAATGAGGATGGGGTGCTGCGTGGACTGGTCAAGCAGTGGATGACACTGCTTGGGCCAGTCTCGGAAGCTGCCGAATTAGCGGGAGAGAACTAG
- a CDS encoding cytochrome P450, protein MTMTTGKCPVAHNFDAMADDYYIDPAKYLQRFSEETPTFFYPHMNAWIVTKYDDAVDVLSDWQRFSSKASAISVPEEYQSEISSELMSRVILGSDPDGHTVARGVAQLGFLQADMEALRPEIESRAHRIIDTFEAQGSGNLLEDYCLELTTQTILAHFGLGYEEKEFVQNLRDDFFMVLSSAHEPFEEPLRSQVWTRYTEGNLRLREIIESRRNSEDRDIISMMAKQKNDAGEYILSAEQIAVHITEFAAAGTDTTAQAMANAILFLQANPEAKNDALLEPELWPRVFEETIRRRNSSTFTARQATKDVMIGDVEIKANDRVLVALTGANTDPSHTPNPFDFDIHRPDSEDHLGFSTGRHKCLGNPLARVQGPTGLKVLYERLPSISVDDPEAVDFIKFALLPARRSLEVHWDIADIERSKQQQVRTLNLSIAERREESDGVISLRLVHPDGGQLPQWKPGAHIDLHLPLEDADGNPTVRQYSLSGDPHDRSSYRVAILREVAGRGGSEAAHDSVHTGDSITVSWPRNNFRFTASQNYTFIAGGIGITPILPMIKEAEEKGANWNLTYGGRSLDTMAFREELAAYGERVELIPADQKGNIDLNSLLGEPTENTLIYCCGPEGLLTAVESGASHWEKNSLRLERFAPKEITRDYEDEAFEVEFTESGKTLTVSADESILDAAAKAGLTVISSCKTGTCGTCETPVVSGEVDHRDSILTEAEQEANTTAMICVSRAAQGCPKLVLSR, encoded by the coding sequence TGTTCCTGAGGAATACCAGAGCGAGATCTCCAGTGAACTGATGTCGCGCGTTATTCTCGGTTCTGATCCAGATGGGCACACCGTTGCTCGTGGTGTGGCGCAGCTTGGTTTCCTGCAGGCCGATATGGAAGCTCTGCGCCCGGAGATTGAATCCCGCGCGCACCGCATCATCGACACCTTTGAAGCTCAGGGCTCCGGCAACCTGCTGGAAGATTACTGCCTAGAGCTGACCACCCAAACTATTCTTGCGCACTTTGGTCTTGGCTACGAAGAAAAAGAATTCGTGCAGAACCTCCGTGATGATTTCTTCATGGTGCTCTCCTCTGCGCATGAGCCTTTTGAAGAACCACTGCGCTCCCAGGTGTGGACTCGCTACACCGAAGGCAATCTGCGCTTGCGTGAAATTATTGAATCACGTCGCAATTCCGAAGACCGCGACATCATCTCCATGATGGCGAAGCAAAAGAACGACGCTGGCGAATATATTCTCAGCGCTGAGCAAATTGCCGTGCACATCACCGAGTTCGCGGCTGCCGGCACGGACACCACCGCGCAAGCGATGGCGAATGCGATTCTATTCCTGCAGGCAAATCCAGAAGCCAAAAATGATGCACTTCTAGAGCCTGAGCTGTGGCCACGAGTCTTCGAAGAAACTATCCGCCGCCGCAATTCTTCCACATTCACCGCGCGTCAGGCTACTAAAGATGTCATGATCGGGGACGTGGAAATCAAGGCCAATGACCGCGTACTCGTTGCTTTGACCGGTGCGAACACCGATCCAAGCCACACCCCAAATCCTTTTGATTTCGATATCCACCGCCCAGACTCAGAAGACCACTTAGGCTTTTCGACGGGCCGACACAAGTGCCTCGGCAATCCCCTAGCCCGAGTACAGGGTCCGACTGGCCTGAAGGTGTTGTACGAGAGGTTGCCGTCGATAAGCGTTGACGACCCGGAAGCCGTGGACTTCATTAAATTTGCCCTGCTGCCTGCGCGCCGCTCGCTTGAGGTGCATTGGGATATCGCAGATATCGAGCGCTCTAAGCAGCAACAGGTGCGTACGCTGAACCTCAGCATCGCCGAGCGCCGCGAAGAATCTGACGGCGTTATTTCACTGCGTCTGGTCCACCCTGATGGCGGCCAGCTGCCGCAGTGGAAGCCTGGCGCCCACATTGATCTGCATCTGCCGCTCGAGGATGCAGACGGCAACCCCACCGTGCGCCAGTACTCGCTATCCGGCGATCCACACGATCGCAGCAGCTACCGCGTTGCAATTCTGCGCGAAGTAGCTGGTCGCGGAGGTTCTGAAGCCGCACACGACAGCGTGCACACCGGCGATAGCATTACAGTGTCCTGGCCACGCAATAACTTCCGCTTCACCGCATCACAGAACTACACGTTCATCGCGGGTGGCATCGGAATCACACCAATTCTGCCGATGATCAAAGAAGCCGAAGAAAAGGGCGCCAACTGGAACCTGACCTACGGTGGGCGCAGCCTGGATACAATGGCATTCCGCGAAGAACTTGCAGCTTATGGCGAACGAGTGGAACTGATCCCCGCAGATCAAAAGGGCAATATCGATCTGAACTCACTGCTTGGTGAGCCAACAGAAAACACCCTGATTTACTGCTGTGGCCCAGAAGGCCTCCTCACCGCCGTGGAATCTGGAGCTAGCCACTGGGAGAAAAACTCCCTACGCCTAGAACGCTTCGCACCAAAGGAAATCACTCGCGATTACGAGGATGAAGCCTTCGAAGTCGAATTCACCGAATCCGGAAAAACCCTCACCGTGAGCGCCGATGAATCCATCCTCGACGCTGCCGCCAAGGCTGGTTTAACCGTTATTTCTTCCTGCAAAACTGGCACCTGCGGCACCTGTGAAACCCCCGTGGTCTCCGGCGAAGTAGACCACCGAGATTCCATCCTCACAGAAGCAGAGCAAGAGGCAAACACCACTGCCATGATCTGCGTCTCCCGCGCTGCCCAAGGCTGCCCGAAGCTAGTTCTCTCCCGCTAA
- a CDS encoding lysoplasmalogenase, producing MTKTRQGATALVKAVAKSASEPERAAFVAAASINIGASLLGVARAKKLSKPVLMPLLAGRVLRSSHTPGEKALGIAGLGGGWAGDLVLMKPNSLPQGAAGFAINHAAYITLLLAKGARPSTLRTTIRAVPLAAAAGFAALREPKLVPMVLSYGGLLATTSLLADDPHLHDSSVPASFGLGHGGNLFLISDAVLFAREMFLSEGTPAAQCADGMVMGTYTIAQLLLVDGLFSK from the coding sequence GTGACCAAGACACGCCAGGGCGCAACTGCCTTGGTGAAAGCCGTAGCCAAGTCTGCCTCTGAACCCGAGCGAGCTGCTTTTGTAGCAGCTGCCAGCATCAACATTGGCGCAAGCCTACTCGGAGTTGCGCGAGCGAAGAAGCTAAGCAAACCAGTACTCATGCCACTTTTAGCAGGCAGAGTACTGCGTTCTTCCCACACACCAGGTGAAAAAGCCCTCGGCATCGCTGGACTTGGCGGCGGCTGGGCAGGAGATCTGGTGTTGATGAAACCCAACTCTTTGCCCCAAGGTGCTGCCGGTTTCGCCATCAATCACGCTGCATACATCACGTTATTGCTGGCTAAAGGTGCACGACCAAGCACGCTGCGCACCACCATTCGAGCTGTCCCTCTAGCTGCCGCAGCCGGATTCGCCGCACTTCGCGAACCCAAACTAGTACCCATGGTGCTGAGCTATGGTGGCCTGCTTGCCACGACATCATTGCTTGCGGATGATCCCCACCTGCACGATTCTTCAGTCCCAGCAAGCTTTGGTCTTGGACACGGAGGAAACTTGTTCCTGATCTCTGACGCAGTCCTATTTGCCCGTGAAATGTTCCTTTCAGAGGGCACGCCTGCTGCACAATGCGCCGATGGCATGGTCATGGGAACTTATACGATTGCGCAGCTGCTTTTAGTAGACGGATTGTTTAGCAAGTAG
- a CDS encoding DNA polymerase III subunit delta' gives MTNSSVFDSLAGSKIVARTLFDAASSARVLVHARTTERARARAANDNPEMIHNSGFAQSWLFTGPPGSGRSVAAKVFAATLVCSNPDVVGCGQCEDCRAAMGGSHPDIEHIVPQQLSIGVEAARKVIKAAAVSPVSGNWRIVIFENADRLTMQAANALLKTVEEPTESTVMILCAPTTDPRDIAITLRSRCRHLYIPTPTNAEVARILVAEGNVSQADAELASAASGGHIGRARHLAHNNAAQRRRSSILNLSELIFHGDTAFRAVNTLVKMVETEAKDSNKDKEEAELESLKISLGMGAKGKGVHKAVRGGAGDFKALEDQHKLRRTRFLRDSLDLALVDLAGIYRDALILASQAPVGLTHPDMEGLSQELATKVTQEGLLSCLDAISKCRESFGFNVRPIVAMDALVGRLRKAYKVS, from the coding sequence GTGACTAATTCGAGTGTGTTTGACAGTCTCGCCGGCTCCAAAATAGTGGCTAGAACGCTTTTCGACGCGGCCTCCAGCGCGCGTGTCCTTGTCCACGCCCGAACCACTGAGCGTGCCCGTGCACGGGCAGCCAATGATAATCCCGAAATGATCCACAACTCTGGTTTTGCTCAGTCGTGGCTTTTTACTGGCCCTCCGGGGTCGGGTCGTTCTGTTGCCGCAAAGGTTTTTGCTGCCACTCTTGTGTGCTCGAATCCAGATGTCGTGGGTTGCGGTCAATGTGAAGATTGTCGTGCTGCCATGGGTGGAAGCCATCCAGATATTGAACACATCGTTCCGCAGCAACTATCCATTGGTGTGGAAGCTGCTCGAAAGGTCATTAAAGCCGCAGCAGTGAGCCCAGTGTCAGGTAACTGGCGCATTGTTATTTTCGAAAATGCCGACCGTTTAACCATGCAGGCAGCGAATGCCTTGCTGAAAACGGTAGAGGAGCCGACCGAAAGTACCGTGATGATTTTGTGTGCTCCCACCACAGATCCCCGGGATATTGCGATTACGTTGCGTTCTCGGTGCAGGCACCTCTATATCCCGACTCCCACTAACGCTGAAGTAGCACGCATCCTGGTTGCTGAAGGCAATGTCAGCCAAGCGGATGCAGAGCTGGCATCAGCAGCCTCTGGAGGTCATATTGGGCGGGCGCGACACTTAGCCCATAACAATGCAGCGCAACGCAGGCGATCGAGCATCCTGAACTTGTCTGAGCTGATTTTCCACGGCGATACGGCATTCCGAGCTGTCAACACCCTAGTCAAGATGGTGGAAACCGAAGCCAAAGATAGCAATAAGGATAAAGAAGAAGCAGAGCTGGAATCCCTCAAAATTTCACTCGGCATGGGTGCCAAAGGAAAAGGCGTCCACAAAGCTGTGAGGGGAGGCGCTGGTGATTTCAAAGCTTTGGAAGATCAACACAAGCTCCGTCGCACCCGTTTCCTCCGCGACAGTCTTGATCTTGCCCTGGTAGATCTTGCTGGCATTTACCGCGATGCCTTGATTCTGGCGTCACAAGCTCCAGTGGGCCTTACTCATCCAGATATGGAAGGTCTGTCTCAAGAGTTGGCAACCAAAGTGACTCAAGAAGGATTACTTTCTTGTCTTGATGCAATCTCTAAATGTCGAGAATCTTTTGGCTTCAATGTGCGCCCCATCGTGGCGATGGATGCGCTGGTAGGACGCCTGCGCAAGGCCTATAAAGTGTCCTAA